Genomic window (Polaromonas sp. JS666):
CTCCCCAAGAACGCGTCCGTCGAGCTTGACCTCATTGCCGCAGCAGGGTAGCCCATCATTCGCGCAGACAGCCACTGGCCAGCCGGTGCCTGCCGCTTGTCACCCGCCAGGCAGCAGGCGTATCAGCTTGCCGTTGCGACTGTCCGTCAGCACATAAAGCAGGCCATCGGGGCCCTGCCTCACGTCGCGAATGCGCTCGCCCACCTCGACCAGAAGCTTGCTTTCACGAAGCACCTTGCCCCCGAAAGGCGCCGACAGCTCGATGCGGCCCAGGTAGGCAAACTTGAGCGAGCCTACAAACAGGTTGCCCTGCCAAGCCTTGCCGTAACGCTCGCTGGTCAGAAACGCCATGCCCGAAGGCGCAATCGACGGGACCCAGTAATGCAGGGGCTGCTCCATGCCCGCTTTGGCCGTCAGGCCCTCGCCGATCTTGCCGCCGCCATAATTTTCCCCATACGTGATGACCGGCCAGCCGTAATTGGCGCCGGCCCTGGGAAGATTGATTTCATCTCCACCCTGCGGCCCGTGTTCATGCATCCAGAAACTGCCATCGGGCGTGAGCGTGGCCCCCTGAGGATTGCGATGGCCGTAGCTCCAGATTTCCGGCAAGGCCCCGGCCTTTCCGACAAAGGGGTTGTCCGGGGGTACGGAGCCGTCCTTGTTGACGCGGACGATCTTGCCGTGGTGGTTGTCGAGTTTTTGGGCATCTTCCCGGCGCGAAAAACGCTCACCCAAGGTCAAAAACAACTTGCCATCAGGCCGGCCGTTCACGCCGGGGCTGCGGCTTTCAACGATGCGGCAGCCAAAGTGGGCCGAACTGGCGAATTTTGGCTTTTGGCTGAAGATGATCCTGACGTCGTCCAGGCGGGCCTGGTCTGCGCTCAGGGTAGCGCGTGCCAGGGCTGTGCTGTTGCCGTTGCCCGTGGCGGCCGGCTCGGAAAAACAGAAGTAAAGGCTGCGGTTGCTCGCAAAATCGGCATCAAGCACCACATCGAGCAAACCGCCCTGCCCGCCGGCGTCGATCCTGGGTAGCCCGGCAAGGGGGGCTCCCAGTCTGCCGTCCGGCTGAACCACCCGCATCCGGCCGGGACGTTCCGTCACCAGAAAACGCCCACCCGGTAAAAAAGCCACACCCCACGGGTGCTCCAGGCCCGCCGCCACAGTTTCCGGGCGAACAGGTGGCGCCTGGTTTTGGGCGCGAGCCGACGGTGCAGGCGTGAAAATTGCTACAAAAATAATAACTAAAAATGCCTGTTTCAACCCGGTTAATGCCATATTTTTCTCCATCAATAGCCTTTCCCGGCGTCCATTGTCTGGGTGACGGATGACGGTCTGGAATGAATTTGCATGCGGCTTTCCGACCAGATAATCCCACGGCGAGCCTGTTTTTGCCGCTCGGGTCAGTGAACGCATCGGGCTCCGATGTAGTTGTTTTCGTAAGCAAACATAGCACTTTCTCATTAGAAGATGCTTTATCGTCGTGTTGAGTCGTTTTAAGTCGTTTTAAGTCGTTACAAATCAATGGGTTGTAATCGCAATCAAGAAACAACATGAGATTGACGCAGGACCAATCCTTCAAGTAAGCTCCACGCCATGCGAATGTTTGCCCCTGCCCTCGTCATTGCCTCTGCCGCGTTGCTGGCGCTCAGTGCACACGCAGCGCCCGGCAACTCTGCTGATGACATGGACAAGCTGCTGGCCGACAAGGGCCTGCTCACCCGAATTGACCAAGTTCGCCAGAACGTCCGCGACAGGGCGTCCGAGCTGGTCGTCAATGCCATGGGCTTCCTGGGAGTGCCTTACAAACGGGGCGGCAACAACCTTGAGACCGGTTTTGACTGCAGCGGTTTTGTGCGTGCCATTTATGAGCAAAGCGTGGGCCTGTTGCTGCCGCGCAAGGCTGAGCAGCAGGCTGCGGCCACTCAAAGCATTGACAAAAACGACTTGCAGCCCGGCGATCTGGTGTTTTTCAACACCCTGAGGCGTGCCTTCAGCCACGTGGGCATTTACGTCGGCGACGGCAAGTTCATCCACTCCCCCAAGCCGGGCGCTGAAGTCCGGGTGGAGAGCATGGGCGTGGACTACTGGGCGCGCCGCTTTGACGGCGCCCGCCGCGTGCAAGGCAGCGCGCCGCCAGCCAACCCGGCTGGCGAATAGGTCCGCGCAGGCAGCATCTGCCTGTCCATTGATCAGTCGGCCTTGACGCCGGCATCCCTGATCACCTTCGCCCATTTGGCCGTTTCGGCCGCAATAAACGCATCAAACTCCTCCGGTGTGCCCCCGCCGGCAAAAGTGCCCATGGCGTCCAGCCGGGCCCGGGTTTCATCGCTGCGAATGATGCGCCCCACTTCTTCCGACATACGCCTGATGATGTCTTTCGGCGTGGCAGCCGGCGCCAGCATGCCGGCCCAGGTGCTGCCGGTGAAGCCGGCAAATCCCTGCTCGATGAAGGTCGGCACCTCGGGCACAGCCGGCAGGCGGCGGTCGCTGGACACGCCAATCAGCCGGACCTTGCCGGCCTTGCCCTGGTTGATCAGTCCGGTGGCGGCATCAAAAAACAACTGGATCTGCCCGCCCATCAAATCGGTGAGCGCCGGCACGGCGCCGCGGTAGGGAATGTGCACCATATAGGTTTTGGTGAGGGACTTGAGCAGCTCGGTGGTCAGGTGCGCGGCCGAGCCATTGCCGGATGAGCCAAAACTGACCTTGCCGGGATGGGCCCGTGCGTACTCAATCAGCTCTTTGGCAGTTTTGAAGGGTGCGTCGTTGTTGACGGCGGCCAGCAGCGGCGACACGCCCATCAGCGAGACGCCAGTTAAATCCTTGCGCGGGTCGTAAGGAAGTTTGGGGTACAGCGTGGTGTTGGCGGCATAGGCGGCAATGACCACCGCAAACGTACTGCCATCGGCCGGGGCCTTGGCCAACATGTCCACACCAATGATGCTGTTGGCGCCGGGCTTGTTGTCCACCGTGACGGTTTGCTGCAGGCGGTTTTGCAGACCGACCTGGACGATGCGCGCCATCTGGTCGGTGAAGCCGCCGGGCGTGTAAGGCACGATCAGGCGTATCGGCTTGTTCGGCCAGGCAGACTGGGCAAACAGCGGCGCGCACACCGCACTGGCGCCGGCCGTGATGGCCAGGTTGAAATGGCGGCGTGACAAACGACCCACGAAACGACCAACGGACCTGGCTTCGGACATGGCTTCTCCAGATAAGACCAGCCATTCTCGGCCAGGCAGCCTGCGACGGCCACCGGGTTTGCACCACAAGAGCGGATAGCATGAGGCCGAGCGTTTGATGGCCTAACGGCCTGGGCGTGCGACCGGAAAAGTTATGAATAGCGGCTACAGGACTTTTGTTTTGAATACCACTAAATTCAAGTCGACCGCATGCGCTGCTCCGGGAAACCGGCAACAAAAAGCCCGGACCTTCGCTGGTCCGGGCTGGCAGGGGGTTAGCAGGGTTGCTTACTTGCGCGCCGGCGGAATATCGGTACAGCTGCCATGCGCCACCTCGGCCGCCAGGCCCATGCTCTCGCCGAGCGTAGGGTGCGGATGGATGGTTTTGCCAATATCGACGGCATCCGCGCCCATTTCAATCGCCAGGGCAATCTCGCCAATCAGGTCACCGGCGTGCGTGCCCACAATGCCACCGCCGAGGATCTTGCCATGGCCATGCGCTTCGGGGCTGTCGTCAAACAGCAGCTTGGTGAAACCTTCATCGCGGCCGTTGGCAATCGCGCGGCCCGAGGCCGTCCAGGGGAACAGGCCTTTCTTGACCTTGATGCCCTGCGCCTTGGCCTGGTCTTCGGTCAGGCCTACCCAAGCAATTTCAGGGTCGGTGTAAGCCACGCTCGGGATCACGCGGGCATTGAAAGCGGCGCTCGCCAGTTCCTTGTTGCCCTGCAGCTCGCCCGCAATCACTTCAGCCGCCACATGCGCTTCATGCACCGCCTTGTGCGCCAGCATGGGCTGGCCCACGACATCGCCAATCGCGAAGATATGCGGCACGTTGGTCCGCATCTGGATGTCGACAGGGATGAAACCGCGGTCGGTCACGGTGATGCCAGCTTTTTCAGCCGCGATCTTTTTACCGTTGGGCGTGCGGCCCACGGCCTGCAGCACCAGGTCGTAGGTTTGCGGTGCGGGAGCGCCCTCGCCTTCAAAGCTGACTTCAATGCCAGCCGCGGTCGCCTTGGCCGCCACCGTTTTGGTCTTGAGCATGATGTTGTCAAAGCGCGGTGCATTCATCTTCTGCCAAACCTTGACCAGGTCACGGTCGGCGCCCTGCATCAGCCCGTCCAGCATTTCAACCACGTCCAGGCGCGCGCCCAGCGAGGAATAGACCGTTCCCATTTCCAGGCCGATGATGCCGCCGCCCAGAATCAGCATGCGCTTGGGCACTTCTTTCATGTTCAGTGCACCCGTCGAATCCACCACGCGCGGGTCCTCGGGCATGAAAGGCAGGCGCACCGCTTGCGAGCCCGCGGCGATCACGCAATGCTTGAAGGCAATGGTCTGCTTCTTGCCGGTGGTCTCTTGCGCGGCACCCGAGGTTTCCTGCACCTCGACATGGTGCGCACCGACGAAACTGCCGTAACCGCGTACCACGGTGACCTTGCGCATCTTGGCCATGGCGGCGAGCCCGCCCGTCAGCTTGCCGACGACTTTTTCCTTGTGCGTGCGCAGTTTGTTGATGTCCAGCACCGGTTCGCCAAAGCTCACGCCCAGGCTGTCGAAATGCCGGACTTCATCCATGACGGCCGCCACGTGCAGCAGCGCCTTGGATGGAATGCAGCCCACGTTGAGGCAAACTCCGCCAAGGGTCGCGTAGCGCTCTACCAGCACGACCTTGAGGCCCAGATCGGCAGCGCGAAACGCCGCCGAATAGCCGCCAGGGCCCGCGCCCAGCACCAGCACGTCGCAGTCGAGGTCTGCCGTGCCGGCGAAACTGGCGGCGGCCGGGGCCGGCGCTTGAGCTGCTGCACTCGCAGGAGCAGCCTGCCCGGAAGGAACGGGGGCTGGGGTCTGTTTTTCTTCGGATTTTGGAGCAAGTGCTGCGCCTGCGCCCTCCAGCAGCAGAACGATAGAACCTTGCTTGACCTTGTCGCCAATCTTGACCTTGACTTCCTTAACCACGCCGGCCTGGCTCGACGGGATTTCCATCGATGCCTTGTCGCTTTCCACGGTGATCAGGCTCTGCTCGGCCTTGATGGTGTCGCCGGCCTTGACCAGCACTTCAATCACGGACACTTCGTCAAAGTCGCCAATGTCCGGTACCTTGATATCGATGAGACTCGAAGATGCGCTCATTTGGAGGCTTTCAATTTGAGAGTAAATACTTCAATGGGTCCAGCGGAGTTCTTGTCGAACTCGCAGCCGGCATTCATGCCCGCCAGGGCTACTTCGCGGGCGGTTCTGGCCTTGTCCCAGCAGGCGTGCATGGCCCCCAGCGCAAAACTGCGGCCTGACCCAATGCCCCAAAACTCCTTGAATTCAAAGACTTCGCGGTAGCTGTAAAGGCCGTAGATGCCGCTGGCATTGGCGATCACCACGGTGAACTGGCTGGACTCGTAGGGGTCGTTGTCGTCTTCCTTGGTCTGCAGGAAAAACGTGTCTTTCAGCAGCGGGTGCAGCTTGATGAAGGTGTCAAACACCTCGTCGCGGGACCCCAGCTTGAGATCTTCCTTGGCCAGCGCGGACATCGCCTTGCGCAGCGCGGGAAAATGCGCCACCGTGCCGGCCATGCCGATGTAGCTGGTACCCACCACGGGCGCATCCACCTTGAATATCTTGCTGTTGGCCTCAAACCGGTGGGTCAGGCTGGTATCGCCAAACGTGACCAGCGTGTCAGCGGCAATGGCAATCTGGCCCGCCTTCTTCACAACCACCAACGTTGTCATAAAAGAACGCGGCGGAAGTCGGCGAGGATTTGTCCGAGATAGGCGTTGAAGCGCGCGGCGCCGGCGCCGTCGATCACGCGGTGGTCCCAGGCCAGCGACATGGGCAGCATCAGGCGCGGCTGGAAGGCCTTGCCATCCCACACAGGTTCCATCTGGCTCTTGGAGACGCCGAGGATGGCGACTTCCGGCGCGTTGATGATGGGCGTGAAGTAACGCCCGCCAATGCCGCCCAGCGACGAGATGGTGAAGCTGGCGCCCTGCATTTCGGCGGGCGTGAGCTTGCCGTCGCGCGCCTTCTTCGCGAGTTCGCCCATTTCCTGGCTGATCTGCAGCACGCCTTTTTTGTCGGCATCCTTGAGTACGGGAACGACCAACCCGTTGGGCGTGTCGGCGGCAAAACCGATGTGGTAGTACTGCTTGTAAACCAGTTGGTCGCCGTCCAGCGAGGCATTGAATTCGGGGAATTTCTTCAGCGCCGCAACGCTGGCCTTGATCAGGAAGGCCAGCATGGTGACCTTCAGGCCTGCCTTCTCGTTTTCCTTGTTGGTCGAAACGCGGAAAGCTTCCAGCTCGGTGATGTCGGCATCGTCATGGTTGGTGACGTGCGGGATCATCACGTAGTTGCGAAGCAGGTTGGCGCCGCTGATCTTCTTGATGCGGGACATGTCCTTGCGCTCGACTGGCCCGAACTTGGTGAAGTCGACCTTGGGCCATGGCAGCAGGTCCAGTCCCACGCCGGTACCACCGGACGATGCGGGTGCCTTGGCAGCCTGCGCCTGGGTGCGGGTATCGCCCGCCATGACCGACTTGGTGAAGGCCTGCACGTCGTCCTGCGTGATGCGGCCCTTCGGACCTGTGCCTTTGACCTCTGCCAGGGGCACGCCGAGCTCGCGGGCGAACTTGCGCACCGAGGGCGAAGCATGCGGCAAACTGCCTTGCTGGGCCGTGGCGGGCTCATGCGCCGGCATGACCGCAGCAGCCGGCGCGGCGGCCGCCGCAGAAACAGGTGCAGGGGCGGCGGCCGGTGCAGCCGGTGCGGGCGCCGGGGAGGTCCCGGTGGCTGCAACAGAGCCTTCCAGAATGGCCAGCAGATCACCGATGTTGACGATGTCGCCCAGCTTGACCTTGAGTTCCTTGAGTACGCCCGCGGCCGACGACGGAATCTCCATCGAAGCCTTGTCGGACTCCACGGTGACCAGGGACT
Coding sequences:
- a CDS encoding PQQ-dependent sugar dehydrogenase; this encodes MEKNMALTGLKQAFLVIIFVAIFTPAPSARAQNQAPPVRPETVAAGLEHPWGVAFLPGGRFLVTERPGRMRVVQPDGRLGAPLAGLPRIDAGGQGGLLDVVLDADFASNRSLYFCFSEPAATGNGNSTALARATLSADQARLDDVRIIFSQKPKFASSAHFGCRIVESRSPGVNGRPDGKLFLTLGERFSRREDAQKLDNHHGKIVRVNKDGSVPPDNPFVGKAGALPEIWSYGHRNPQGATLTPDGSFWMHEHGPQGGDEINLPRAGANYGWPVITYGENYGGGKIGEGLTAKAGMEQPLHYWVPSIAPSGMAFLTSERYGKAWQGNLFVGSLKFAYLGRIELSAPFGGKVLRESKLLVEVGERIRDVRQGPDGLLYVLTDSRNGKLIRLLPGG
- a CDS encoding C40 family peptidase: MRMFAPALVIASAALLALSAHAAPGNSADDMDKLLADKGLLTRIDQVRQNVRDRASELVVNAMGFLGVPYKRGGNNLETGFDCSGFVRAIYEQSVGLLLPRKAEQQAAATQSIDKNDLQPGDLVFFNTLRRAFSHVGIYVGDGKFIHSPKPGAEVRVESMGVDYWARRFDGARRVQGSAPPANPAGE
- a CDS encoding tripartite tricarboxylate transporter substrate binding protein — encoded protein: MSEARSVGRFVGRLSRRHFNLAITAGASAVCAPLFAQSAWPNKPIRLIVPYTPGGFTDQMARIVQVGLQNRLQQTVTVDNKPGANSIIGVDMLAKAPADGSTFAVVIAAYAANTTLYPKLPYDPRKDLTGVSLMGVSPLLAAVNNDAPFKTAKELIEYARAHPGKVSFGSSGNGSAAHLTTELLKSLTKTYMVHIPYRGAVPALTDLMGGQIQLFFDAATGLINQGKAGKVRLIGVSSDRRLPAVPEVPTFIEQGFAGFTGSTWAGMLAPAATPKDIIRRMSEEVGRIIRSDETRARLDAMGTFAGGGTPEEFDAFIAAETAKWAKVIRDAGVKAD
- the lpdA gene encoding dihydrolipoyl dehydrogenase, encoding MSASSSLIDIKVPDIGDFDEVSVIEVLVKAGDTIKAEQSLITVESDKASMEIPSSQAGVVKEVKVKIGDKVKQGSIVLLLEGAGAALAPKSEEKQTPAPVPSGQAAPASAAAQAPAPAAASFAGTADLDCDVLVLGAGPGGYSAAFRAADLGLKVVLVERYATLGGVCLNVGCIPSKALLHVAAVMDEVRHFDSLGVSFGEPVLDINKLRTHKEKVVGKLTGGLAAMAKMRKVTVVRGYGSFVGAHHVEVQETSGAAQETTGKKQTIAFKHCVIAAGSQAVRLPFMPEDPRVVDSTGALNMKEVPKRMLILGGGIIGLEMGTVYSSLGARLDVVEMLDGLMQGADRDLVKVWQKMNAPRFDNIMLKTKTVAAKATAAGIEVSFEGEGAPAPQTYDLVLQAVGRTPNGKKIAAEKAGITVTDRGFIPVDIQMRTNVPHIFAIGDVVGQPMLAHKAVHEAHVAAEVIAGELQGNKELASAAFNARVIPSVAYTDPEIAWVGLTEDQAKAQGIKVKKGLFPWTASGRAIANGRDEGFTKLLFDDSPEAHGHGKILGGGIVGTHAGDLIGEIALAIEMGADAVDIGKTIHPHPTLGESMGLAAEVAHGSCTDIPPARK
- a CDS encoding MFS transporter: MTTLVVVKKAGQIAIAADTLVTFGDTSLTHRFEANSKIFKVDAPVVGTSYIGMAGTVAHFPALRKAMSALAKEDLKLGSRDEVFDTFIKLHPLLKDTFFLQTKEDDNDPYESSQFTVVIANASGIYGLYSYREVFEFKEFWGIGSGRSFALGAMHACWDKARTAREVALAGMNAGCEFDKNSAGPIEVFTLKLKASK
- the aceF gene encoding dihydrolipoyllysine-residue acetyltransferase; its protein translation is MAVVDIQVPDIGDFDEVTVIELLVKPGDTVKAEQSLITVESDKASMEIPSSQAGVVKELKVKLGDKVKQGSIVLTVEAAGAAVPATASAAAASAAPAASTAAAPAPAPAPAPVPASAPAAAAGPVEVRVPDIGDFKDVSVIEVLVKPGDTIKLEQSLVTVESDKASMEIPSSAAGVLKELKVKLGDIVNIGDLLAILEGSVAATGTSPAPAPAAPAAAPAPVSAAAAAPAAAVMPAHEPATAQQGSLPHASPSVRKFARELGVPLAEVKGTGPKGRITQDDVQAFTKSVMAGDTRTQAQAAKAPASSGGTGVGLDLLPWPKVDFTKFGPVERKDMSRIKKISGANLLRNYVMIPHVTNHDDADITELEAFRVSTNKENEKAGLKVTMLAFLIKASVAALKKFPEFNASLDGDQLVYKQYYHIGFAADTPNGLVVPVLKDADKKGVLQISQEMGELAKKARDGKLTPAEMQGASFTISSLGGIGGRYFTPIINAPEVAILGVSKSQMEPVWDGKAFQPRLMLPMSLAWDHRVIDGAGAARFNAYLGQILADFRRVLL